A region of the Candidatus Dadabacteria bacterium genome:
TCAAGAGAGTAGAAGAAAAATATATTCTTCAATACATGGGGACAAACAAATTCAGAGTTATACCCAAAAACCATTTGTCTACAGTGGGTTACGACGCAAAATCGGCTTGTTCAGGGTGGAAGTTCAGATTAATACACACAAACAGCCTCGGCTGAACAGATGTGAGTATTTCCGACCATATCCTCTCTCCAAAATCGAATGCCTCTTTCTTGTTTTCTAGGTTCTCTAGATTTGGAGATCTGAAAGGTACAAAGTGTCCGGATAAAGTGGATTCTATAAGTTCATGTTCGCTGCCGGGATAATTTACTTTTTCGTGGATCTTCCCGAACATTTTTTGAATTTGTATTTGTAGCTTGCTCTCCCCTGGCTTCTTGCCGCCCCAGCTTTCATCTAAGTAGGGGCTGCCTTCCTCGCAACTGGGGGGAGGGTGGTCGTGGCGTATTCTACTCCCGCCTGGATTCAGTGTAATAAAGGCTATCTTAGGGTTGCTTTTTAATACGGTTTTCGAGCAGGTCAGAAACCTCCAGCCGAGTTCATAGCCATGTTCCTGATAGAAATTTTCTATTTGATCTACGATATCTTGAAAAATTTTGTCTGGCATTGGATGTCCAGTGAGTTCGTCATCGGCCTCTCCTTTCAGATAATTAACCGCCTTGCCGGCATTGGTGTCGAGAACAACCATCTCGTCAGCCTCACTCGAACCGGGGTGGTTCCAGCAAAGATTTGCGAGCGGGCAACTCCAGCTCTACGCCGCCCAAAGGAGCAAATCGAGCGCGTATAGCAGCTAAGAGGTTTGTTGGAGGGTTCTCCTGTTTAACTGCCTCATGCAGAATGGCGCAGACCTCTTCCTCTACAGAACACCCATGCCCTGCTGCTCTTTTGCGCAATTGCGTTTTCACTCCATTATCGAGATTGCGAATTGTAATGCTTGCCATAATCTCACCATCTGTTGCTTAAACCTCTCGCCCCTTGATACTTTAAACCACGATTATAATAAATCCAGATCGTTGCTTGAACCGCATGCAACTGTTAGAATTTTGCAACTATGATATCTTCCGATTTTCTAGAATTTATACGCTCCGTGCGGGACCAACTAGTCCGCAATATCTTTCAGACCGAGACAGATGTCCGCGAAATGATTGTTTCGCCGGTTCTTGGACACTTGGGCTGGCCGCGAAACCCCTTGTATATACGTACAGAATATTCGCTTGGCAATCTAAAAGTAGATTATGGTCTCATGATCTCCGAGAATAGCAGCACTCCGCGATGCATAATTGAGGTCAAGGCGTTAGGCAATTTAGCAAATGCTGACCGTCAGCTTTTTGAGTACGCGTACAGAGCGGGTGCTCCTATAGCCGTCCTTACTGACGGAAAGCAATGGATGATTTACCTCTCGATTGGCGGCGGAGAATTCCAAGAAAAGCTTGTCCGCACTTTTGATTTTACCAAGCACGGTCCTGAGGAAATAGCTAAAGGGCTTGATCGTTATTTGTCATTTGATAATACACGTTCTGAGCAGGCCAGAAGGAACGCCGAGGATGATCGCGATAAGCGAATTACAAAAGATATGGCGAAAAAGCAAATTCCCGTCGCTTGGGAAAATCTACTTAAGGCGAATTCTGACAGGCTTGTTAACTTGTTGATTGAGGAGACATCACAGTTTTCAGAATACCCTCCGGCCAGATCGGATGTGGAAAAGTTTCTTAGGAACCTAAAAGCCCCTGGACAAGAACCCGAACTTTTTTCTCACAAGAAGCAGCAAGAATCTGAACCTGAAAAACTCAAGAAAAAGTCTGATAGGGAAACCAGTTTTATTTTTCTGGATGAGGGATACACGGAAAAGAGCATGGCAGATGCGTTCGCAAAAATCATGGGGATTCTGGCCGTGAGAGATAAAGATTTTCTCTCTCGCCTTGCGTCGAGCCTTCCGGTCGGAGGAAGAAGAAAATGGTTGTCTCGAAATCGAGAGGGTTTGGGAAGACACACGTGGGATAGAGATAGGGCGAGAAAACTTCCAGGAGGTTGGTTTTTAAATACGCATTCGTCAACTGACGAGAAGATCAGAATTTTGCGAAAAGCTTGCAAAATCGCAGGTATTCCTTTCGGAAAACCGAGCGGACTGAAAATCACTTTCCCATCAAGGAATTAATCCTTTCCGTTGAATTTACCGCCGACGGTATTATTATATTTTTTGTATAGGGAAAGCCATTGTTTTTCTTTGGGCTTGAAAAATATTTCGGAGGCATTCATAAAAAATGAACACTCTTAAAAGTCTTTTTCTGCTTGCCTTTCTCTCTGCCATTCTGGTCTGGGTGGGGGGTATGATCGGCGGCAAGGGCGGTGCCATGGTTGCGCTCGTGCTCGCGGGAGTTATGAATTTCGTGAGCTACTGGTGGAGCGACAAGATCGTTCTCAGGATGTACAAAGCAAGCGAGGTCGGAAGGGACAACGCGCCTGATCTCTACTCCGATGTAGAAGAACTTGCCCAGATAGCGGGACTTCCAATGCCCCGGGTCTACATAATCCCCGAACAGGCCCCGAATGCCTTTGCCACGGGCAGGGACCCCAACCACTCGGCCGTAGCGGTCACTCAGGGAATCATGCGTCTTTTGAACAGAAACGAACTTAAAGGCGTAATCGCTCATGA
Encoded here:
- a CDS encoding Arc family DNA-binding protein, whose product is MASITIRNLDNGVKTQLRKRAAGHGCSVEEEVCAILHEAVKQENPPTNLLAAIRARFAPLGGVELELPARKSLLEPPRFE
- a CDS encoding type I restriction enzyme HsdR N-terminal domain-containing protein, giving the protein MISSDFLEFIRSVRDQLVRNIFQTETDVREMIVSPVLGHLGWPRNPLYIRTEYSLGNLKVDYGLMISENSSTPRCIIEVKALGNLANADRQLFEYAYRAGAPIAVLTDGKQWMIYLSIGGGEFQEKLVRTFDFTKHGPEEIAKGLDRYLSFDNTRSEQARRNAEDDRDKRITKDMAKKQIPVAWENLLKANSDRLVNLLIEETSQFSEYPPARSDVEKFLRNLKAPGQEPELFSHKKQQESEPEKLKKKSDRETSFIFLDEGYTEKSMADAFAKIMGILAVRDKDFLSRLASSLPVGGRRKWLSRNREGLGRHTWDRDRARKLPGGWFLNTHSSTDEKIRILRKACKIAGIPFGKPSGLKITFPSRN